The sequence below is a genomic window from Nostoc flagelliforme CCNUN1.
TAAAATTAAAAATTGCTGAAGAAAATAGTTATGAAAATTGCTGACTTAATTACTTGGTTTGAAGCATGGGCAAATCCTGCTTGGTGTGAAAGCTGGGATAATTGCGGCTGGCAGATTGAACCAGGAGTGTTGCAGGAAAAAGCACGGGTTTTAGTATGTTTGACACCGACTTTGGCAGTAATGCAGGAAGCGATCGCTCTGAATGCTAATCTGATATTTGCCCATCATCCCTTGATTTTTACTCCTCCCAAATCTTTACGCACTGGTGAAGCGATCGCAGAAATGGTACGGTTGTCCTTTACCCACAATATTGGTATTTACACTGCCCACACGAATTTCGACCAAGTGCAGGATGGTACTGCTGACGTTTTGGCACAAATTTTAAAACTTAAAGAAGTTACTCCTATACAACCTACACAAGCAGGATTAGGATATGGTCGTGTTGGTTTGCTAGAGCCATTTTTGACATTACAGGAGTTACTCGCAGCCATTCAAACGCGACTTGCTCCCCCTAATTTAATTTTTTCTCCAAGTGCTGATTTACAGCAAACAATTTCACGAGTTGCTGTTTTGGGTGGTTCGGGGGCTAGTTACATTTCAGCCGTCGCCAAAACTGGTGCCCAAGCTTATCTAACTTCTGACTGTAAGTTTCATCAGTTTCAAGAAAGCCGCGATCACAATCTCATTCTAATTGATGCCGGACATTACGCTACCGAACGTCCGGCTTGCGATCGCTTGGCACAAAAATTCCAGTCCTTAAATTTAGACTGGGTGCAATTAAGCCAAAAGGATGAAGATTTCCGCCAGTTTTTTGCTTGATTGCTTATCTTTCACTATATTTTTAGGATACTTGCTTAAAAGTTTCTTTATCTTTTAATATTGTCGAATTATACGCCATCTCAGTACTTACGCTAAAGTTTTTTGTAACTATCATCTGCGTACATAAATAAATAGATGCACCCAAATGTTATATTATAACCCATTGATGTGATCTAAATCACCAGCTAAGTGTAATGATAATCACATGATATTCATGTTCCATATCAATTAATATCAAAGGTAAATGTTCCACACTTGACGTAACAATTTCTTTACTCTGTCCTAACCAAGATGATTCGCACACTCGTTGAATCTGCTTTCCAAACTGGATATCTTAGTGTTGAATCTGAGGGATTACTCCATCAAGTGCTTGTCACTAAATGCTGGAAGGAAGAGGATTTGTCAGCCCTCGCAGCCCTATACGATGCAGTTCGGGCAGGTAAAATTAAACGAGAAGCCTCCTCATCGAACGTGCTTATGGAATTTCCGCTACCATAGAAATCTTGCTGATACTCCAAAATAAGCAGAGGGTAATTTTCCCATGTTTCCCCTTATCCCCCCATTTCCATTGTCCCTGAAGCTTCTCACCTCTACTCCGTTGCCTTTTAATTAGCTATCATCAGGCAAAAACCTTCAAAAATCAAAACTATTTAGGTGTTGTTGTTGAAAAGCATCAAGGTGAGCAAGAGAATGAGTTAAGATCATATACACATGGGTAAAAGTAAAACCAAGTCCCCGGACTTCCCAGCAATGCCAATGATTAAAAGTAGGCAAGTTAAACAACCGCAATCAACGATTGGTTTTGAGTATTCTTTATTACATAATAGTAACAAGGACTCACCAGCAAATATGAGCCTGGTTAGGACAGGTTCCGAATTGTTTGACTTCGATGAAGCAGACATTGAGTAGAATGAGCCGGAAGGAGATTGAGTTCATTGCTGCAAGCATTGATTTCTGACCCAAAATTTTCCAATATTTGACAACTACATGCAAGTTTTGGGATTGGGTGATGAAGCGTACTTGTTCTGAACGGTGAAATTAACCTCTTGAAGGTGTAATGTAATTGGGTAGAACCCAGATTTTGACAGGTTTAACTACGTTGTTTAAAAAGGCAGAAACAGTACATGCTACACCGCAAGATTTATCAACTCTGTTGCGATGGGCGCGAGGTATGTGTTTTCTTGCGGGACCAGCAACGCTGGATTGAACGCGCCCGCATCATCGACATAGAGGGAGATTTAGTGACCCTACGCTATGAAACAGAAGAAGAGGACGAGGTTTGTTCTTGGGAAGAAATGGTTCGCCTCGAGAGCATTGGTGCTGTAACGCAAAAGCTAGCTTCAGTACCACGCGGTAATGTGGAGCCTTTGATGACTGAAGACTGTCCCGAAGCCGAACGCATCCACAAGCGTTACACTGACTCTAATCCAGAATAATCAGTCAGTAATTATTAGTCAGTAGTCATTAGTTATTAGTCATTAGTCATTAATTAAAAATGGCGAAGGGCATCGGATTAATGACTATTGGCTATCATTCAAACCTTCAAAAGCAGGACAGTAACCTTCTAGAGTTACCTTAAAGTTATACAATGGGGAAGCTGGATTCCAACATCGCTGCCCCCTTTGGTGTCGGCAAGTACCGCAACAGTCTACATCTGTCCATGTATAGCGATCGCTATTTTGGTTGAGCAATTCTCGTTGAGACAATCCCCTCAATACTAGTTCTTCGCCTTGCCAACGAGCTTCGATCAAACCAGTATCAGCAAATTGCCGCCAACGAGGATCAGTCGTAATCACATCGGCTAGGGTGATTGTGATTACTGTTCCCAACTCTGTCAGCTCACCTTCGTAATTAGTTTCTGGTGCTGCGGGTTGTAAAAATGTATCGCCGATAGGCAATTCTACTAAAATGTCAGCCGCCGGGGAATGGATATGATAGCGGTTTTGCAACTCCTCCAAGCTAGTCAGGTCTGCCAAGTAGGCAGGTGAACCGTGAACAAAAATGACATGCTGGGGCCGCAAATTATGAATTAGCTGCGTAGTACCAGGGCCATCACTATGTTGAGCCAGCAGATAAGTTTCAACAGTGGTGGGTGCTAAATATTCTTTATTAACTTTTATATCAATTTTTTCTGGTAAGAGGATCAGCCAAGGCCCAGTGTCTACTTGGCAGTGCTTACCCAAATCATCTGTAGAGTCGGTGAGGACAATACAAGGAGACTTACCCACAGTGGGGCGATGTTCTGCTTGTAAACGACGCACACGGGGACGCACCCGTTCATCCCAAAATAAGGGTTGATGGCGGGCGAAGTTCTGTACAGATGGGGGAAGGTGGGGTAGCAGTTCTAGGTAAGCATCACACCCAGTTGCGACAGCACCATCTACCCAAATATCTATATCTCGTCCGGTGAAGTGGTGATGAGAGCGTAAGAGCATTAATAATTCTTGACCCAATCCTAAAGCAGGAGTCGGAAGGATCACAGAACAATGGTCAGCGATCGCCCGATTAATTCGTTCTGCTAGTTGATTTTCTTGATTGCGGCGGTGAGGATGACGGGATGTGCCATAACTGCCTTCAATAATTAGCACATCCAAATCTAATCCTCGCAGTTCTTCTAAACGCAAACCTTCTACCAACCGGGAGTTTGACAGGAAAAAATCTCCTGTGTACAGTAGCTTATAAGTACGCTGCTTAGTGGTGTAGGTAAGAAGAATTGCCACAGCCCCCGGTAGATGCCCGGAGGGAAATAATTCTGCCACCAAACCATCTTGGAATTCCACAGGCGATCGCAACGGCAAGGCATGACAAAATTCGGAAATTTTCTCAGGATCTTCGTCTAGCCAATTCAACGGCAGTAACTTGCTGGTTACTTCGCTACCATAAATAGGTAACTTTGGAAAAGCTTTATGAAGTGCCAGTAAGCCTCTGGCATGATCTGGGTGGGCGTGACTAATCAAAACGAAATCTGCTGGTGGGGGCGAACCAGTTCCACGTACCGACTTAGTAAGCCCCTTCGCCAGCGATGAAAT
It includes:
- a CDS encoding DUF6679 family protein; its protein translation is MLHRKIYQLCCDGREVCVFLRDQQRWIERARIIDIEGDLVTLRYETEEEDEVCSWEEMVRLESIGAVTQKLASVPRGNVEPLMTEDCPEAERIHKRYTDSNPE
- a CDS encoding Nif3-like dinuclear metal center hexameric protein; the encoded protein is MKIADLITWFEAWANPAWCESWDNCGWQIEPGVLQEKARVLVCLTPTLAVMQEAIALNANLIFAHHPLIFTPPKSLRTGEAIAEMVRLSFTHNIGIYTAHTNFDQVQDGTADVLAQILKLKEVTPIQPTQAGLGYGRVGLLEPFLTLQELLAAIQTRLAPPNLIFSPSADLQQTISRVAVLGGSGASYISAVAKTGAQAYLTSDCKFHQFQESRDHNLILIDAGHYATERPACDRLAQKFQSLNLDWVQLSQKDEDFRQFFA
- a CDS encoding MBL fold metallo-hydrolase; translated protein: MRDNLSASSRVDAAEGGTELECFPYSVQHYDEGVCLLVKMGPHRILLDCGLEDISSLAKGLTKSVRGTGSPPPADFVLISHAHPDHARGLLALHKAFPKLPIYGSEVTSKLLPLNWLDEDPEKISEFCHALPLRSPVEFQDGLVAELFPSGHLPGAVAILLTYTTKQRTYKLLYTGDFFLSNSRLVEGLRLEELRGLDLDVLIIEGSYGTSRHPHRRNQENQLAERINRAIADHCSVILPTPALGLGQELLMLLRSHHHFTGRDIDIWVDGAVATGCDAYLELLPHLPPSVQNFARHQPLFWDERVRPRVRRLQAEHRPTVGKSPCIVLTDSTDDLGKHCQVDTGPWLILLPEKIDIKVNKEYLAPTTVETYLLAQHSDGPGTTQLIHNLRPQHVIFVHGSPAYLADLTSLEELQNRYHIHSPAADILVELPIGDTFLQPAAPETNYEGELTELGTVITITLADVITTDPRWRQFADTGLIEARWQGEELVLRGLSQRELLNQNSDRYTWTDVDCCGTCRHQRGQRCWNPASPLYNFKVTLEGYCPAFEGLNDSQ